A single genomic interval of Cucumis sativus cultivar 9930 chromosome 5, Cucumber_9930_V3, whole genome shotgun sequence harbors:
- the LOC101218593 gene encoding stemmadenine O-acetyltransferase, protein MAVEIEIVSKETIKPSSPTPEHLRRYSLSFLDQVTVDVYNPMVYFYPAGGSATPAEISDHLKTSLSHVLTHYYPLAGKVNYDEFFIDCNDNGVPFIETKINCRLSDVMNTPFPSEVNKFLPFELDQLDEVSMGVQLNVFECGGVVIGICVSHKISDALSLFIVVNEWAAYCRGEKEVVRAHLSSAELFPPTKTGLYNTRTSIFRQRVARRYEIDGENVESIRAKYAECSAMENQRRPSRVEALSAFIYSRFIAAIKAVSSSELENGKSGSEKKIFLVCHSVNIRSRLDPPVVDYAFGNYYRTTFAVPSENILNDNYCYDLVKQARNEIGKIDKDYLKRLQEGSKFLDSMKKTATQFSTGELVSCSFTSLCRMPIYDADFGWGKPAWISSPALMFKNLFVFIDKKDGDGVDIYVHLKEEHMNKFEVDEEFLKYAKLPSN, encoded by the exons ATGGCTGTGGAAATTGAAATCGTTTCTAAAGAAACAATCAAACCCTCTTCTCCAACGCCGGAGCATCTCCGTCGTTACAGTTTATCCTTCCTCGACCAAGTCACCGTTGATGTCTACAACCCAATGGTCTATTTCTATCCAGCGGGCGGCTCTGCCACCCCTGCCGAAATCTCCGACCACCTGAAAACATCCCTCTCCCATGTCTTGACCCATTACTACCCACTCGCTGGTAAAGTAAACTACGACGAGTTTTTCATAGACTGCAACGACAACGGTGTTCCTTTCattgaaaccaaaataaacTGCCGGCTGTCCGATGTTATGAACACACCGTTTCCTTCTGAAGTAAACAAATTTCTTCCGTTCGAATTGGACCAGCTTGACGAAGTTTCAATGGGGGTTCAGTTGAATGTGTTCGAATGCGGCGGCGTTGTTATTGGGATCTGTGTTTCTCATAAGATCAGCGATGCTCTGTCGTTGTTCATTGTGGTTAATGAGTGGGCTGCTTATTGCCGGGGGGAGAAGGAGGTGGTGCGGGCTCATTTGTCGTCGGCGGAGCTATTTCCTCCGACGAAGACGGGGCTTTACAACACGAGGACGAGTATTTTCAGACAAAGAGTGGCGAGACGATATGAAATAGATGGTGAGAATGTTGAAAGTATTAGAGCTAAATATGCAGAGTGCTCTGCCATGGAAAACCAGAGGCGGCCTTCGAGAGTTGAAGCATTGTCTGCCTTCATCTATAGTCGTTTTATTGCCGCCATTAAAGCC GTCTCTAGTTCTGAGTTGGAGAATGGAAAGTCGGGATCGGAGAAGAAGATATTCCTAGTATGTCACTCGGTAAACATACGTTCAAGACTCGACCCACCGGTTGTAGATTACGCATTTGGAAACTATTATCGAACCACGTTTGCAGTTCCCTCTGAGAATATTCTCAATGACAATTACTGTTACGATCTTGTGAAGCAGGCGAGGAACGAAATTGGAAAGATCGACAAAGACTATCTAAAAAGGCTTCAAGAAGGTTCAAAATTCCTCGACTCCATGAAGAAGACGGCTACACAATTCTCTACCGGCGAACTCGTCTCTTGTTCCTTCACTAGCCTCTGTCGGATGCCTATTTACGACGCCGATTTTGGGTGGGGCAAACCCGCTTGGATCAGCTCCCCAGCTTTGATGTTTAAGAATCTCTTTGTCTTCATTGACAAAAAAGATGGTGATGGAGTTGATATTTATGTTCATCTCAAAGAAGAGCACATGAATAAGTTTGAAGTGGATGAAGAGTTCCTCAAGTATGCCAAGTTGCcttctaattaa